Part of the Clostridia bacterium genome, CGGACGACGCCGCGATCAGCGCGACCGCGTCGAGCGGCGCGCCGGCGCGGGGGAGCAGGAGCATCGCGGCCATGTAGGCGGCCAGGCCGATCAGGAGGAGCGGGCGCTGGCGGCCCAGGCGGTCGGCCAGCCGTCCCCAGGCGGGCGCCGTCACGAAGCGGACGGCCCCGGGCACGGCCGGCAGCAGCGCGATCACCCACAAGCGGTCCTCGCCCAGGTGCGTGTACAGGTAGATCGGCAGATAGGCGTAGAGCAGAACGTCCGCGGCCGCGCGGACCAGCGCCGCCAGATTGAGCGCAGAGATGGCAATTCCCCCACACCTACCGGAGCCCGCGTTCGCATAGAGGTCTATGTGCGCGTCGGCGTGGAAAGGACTGAGGGGATTTGGTCATCCGCATGCGGGCCGGCGTTCTGAAGCGCATTGGCGGCGTCCTTGCCGCGGCCATCCTGGCGTGGGCCGCGCTGATGAACGTCGCGCACCCGCCCCGTTCGGCCGCTCCGGCGACGGCTCCGGCCGAACCCGCCGCCCCGGGCGACGACGCCCAATGTGACCAGCCCGGAAAGACGGACGCCCGCCTGTACGGCCGCGTGTCGGAGGGCGAGCTGCCCTGGTCGGCGGAGATGCCGCCGCGCCTCGCCGCCCTCCTCGCGCAGACGCGCAGCGACCGCCTCGTCGCCGCGTTCCGCACGACGCTGCCCAACCCGCTGTTCAACGAGGAGTACAACATCGGTCTCGCCGCCGACCTTTTGGCCGGCCACGTCGTGGAGCCGGGGCAAGTGTTCTCCGTGCTGCGCGCCATCGGACCGTTCACCGCGAACCGCGGCTACCGCGACGGCCCGACGTACATCGGAAACCGCATCGTGCCGACGATCGCCGGCGGCGTGTGCAAGATCTCCTCGACGATGTACAACGCCGTCGTCTTCGCCGACCTGCAGGTCGTGGAGCGCCACCCGCACGGGATGCCCGTGCCCTACGTGCCGCCCGGCCGCGACGCGACGATCGCCTGGGGAGCCCTGGACTTCAAGTTCCGCAACAACCGCGACGCGCCGATCGTCATCTGGTCGGACACGAAGGGGTACACGCTCTACGTCGCCCTCTACGGGTCGTACGACCCGCCCGTCGTGACCTGGCACCACCAGGAGTTGTCGCGCGAGAAGGCGCCGACGATCCGCCGCGCGAACCCGGCCCTGCCGCACGGGGAGGAGCGCGTGATCGGCGAAGGGCTGGACGGCGTCACCGTCCGCACGTGGGTGACGATCGAGCGGCCCGGCCAGCCGCCCGAGACGAAGCCGATGGGCGTCGACCACTACCGCCCGCTGCCGCGGATCGTGGAGTACGGGCCTTGATTCGGGGGGCCGGGCTCGCGTGAACAACACCCTCCTCCTGGGACTTCTCGGGGCTCTCTGCTGGGGAATCGCGCCGGTCTTCGGCAAGCTCGGGCTGCGCGACATCCACCCGGTCGACGGGCTGGTCGCGCGCACCATCGTGACGATGACGTTCATCCTGGCGTGGATGGTCGGCGCCGGGCGGACCGCGCGCCTCGCGGCGATCGCGCCGATCGACTGGCTCTACCTCGGCCTCGAGGCGTTTCTCGCCACGCTCGCGGGCGACCTCTTCTATTACCTCGCGCTGAAATGGGGCACCGCCGGCGGCGCGGCCGTCGCGCTTTCGGTGTCGCCCGTCTTCACGGTCTGGGTGAGCAGCCTCTTCCTCCATGAGCCGTACACGTGGACGCAGATGATCGGCGCGCTGTTCGTGGCCCTCGGCATTCTCCTGGTGGCCGTCGGCGGAGGCGCGTGAGTCGAGATCGCACTGGAGCGGCCAGGCGTGCGCCGGCAGCCCGTGTGGCATACTGGCAACCGGGCAGGTGACGATCGCTTGCGCCGGCGCCTGGAATCCGAGCGCCTGACGGCCGCGGAACTCCTCGTGCGCTGCCTGGAAGTCGAGGGGGTGTCCCACGTCTTCGGCGTGCCCGGCGAGGAGAACATCGACGTGCTCGACGCGCTCGCCGGCTCGCCCGTCCGCTTCGTGCCGACGCGCCACGAGTCCGGCGCGGCGTTCATCGCGAACGTGCTCGGCCGCCTGACCGGCCGCGCCGGCGTGTGCCTGGCCACCCTCGGCCCCGGGGCCACGAACATGCTCACCGGCGTCGCCGACGCCACGCAGGACTTCGCGCCGGTCGTCGCCATCACGGGGCAGACGGCGCTCGCCCACATGCACAAGGAGTCGCACCAGGCCATCGACACGCGCCAGATGTACGAACCGGTGACGAAGTGGAGCGTGCGCGTGCTGCGCGGGGAGACGGTGCCGGAGATCGTCGGCAAGGCCTTCCGCCTCGCGGAGGCGGAAAAGCCCGGCGCGGTGCACGTCGAGCTTCCGGAGGACGTGGCGGAGTCGCCCGTCGACGGCGAACCGCGCGCCGTCCGGCGCGCGCCGAGGGGCGACGACGCCGCGCCCGAACCGGCAGAGGCGGCCATCCGCGCCGCCGCCGCGTGCATCCGGGACGCCCGCCAGCCCGTCATCCTCGCCGGCAACGGCGTCATCCGCGCGCACGCCACCGAGACCCTGCGCCAGTTCGCCCACAACCTGGGCATCCCCGTGCTGAACACGTTCATGGCCAAAGGCGTGCTGCCGCCGGACGACCCGCTCTCCCTCCTCACCGTCGGCCTGCAGTCGCGCGACTACCCGATGGCGGCGCTGGAAGAGGCGGACCTCGTCGTGGCCGTGGGGTACGACGCCATCGAGTACGCGCCGGAGCGATGGAACCCCGGCGGGCGCGTGCCCGTGGTGCACATCGGCCGGACGCCGCCGGACCCGGAGGTGGACTATCCCGCCTGCGCCGAGGTGATCGGGGCGCTCGCGACGTCGCTCGAGCGAGTGGGCGCGGCCGTCGGGCGGCGCGCCCCGTCGGCCAGGGCGGCGGCGTGGCGGGCTCTGGTGGAGGCGCGCATCCTGAACGCCGGGCCGGCGCCGCGCGAAGGGCGGCACGCGCGCGCCGGCCTGGACCCGCGGGAGGCGCTCCGGCCGCTGCAGTCCTGGATGGACCGGGGGGCCACGGTGGTGTCGGACGTCGGCGCCCACAAGGTCTGGGTGGCGCGCCACCTGCAGACGGGCCGGCCGAACTCCGTCCTCATCTCGAACGGGTTCGCGTCGATGGGCATCGCCGTTCCGGGCGCCATCGCGGCCAAGCTGGCGCATCCGGACCGGCCGGCGATCGCCCTCGCCGGGGACGGCGGCTTCCTCATGACGTGCATGGAGCTGGAGACGGCCCGCCGCCTGGCGACGCCGGTGACCGTCATCGTGTGGGCGGACGGGGGCTACGGGCTCATCAGCTGGAAACAGGAGCTGAAGTTTGGCCGATCCTTTGGAACCTCGTTCGACAACCCGGACCTGGCCCGGCTGGCCGAGGCCTTTGGCGCGCATTACGCGTACGCGGACACGGCGGGGTCCATCGCCGCGCTGCTTGAAAAGGCGGCGACGGCGGACCGGTCCACGATCATCGAGGTGCCCATCGATTACCGCGCGAACCTCGAACTCTCCAAGGAGCTTGAAGGCGCGGCGCGAACTTGAAGCCCATCCGCTAAACTCCTGCCACCTTTTCCGCGTCCAAAGGAATAGACTTGAAGCGGCCTTCGGTTTGGGAAGGGCGGTGAAAGGCATGACCATCGCCGAAGTCTGGCTCGCAGCGGGCATCGTCCTGTTCATCCTCGAAATCTTCTCCCTCGACTTCGTGTTGCTCTCGCTCGGCGCCGCGGCCTTTCTGGCCGGCGTGACCGCGTGGTTCGGCGCGGGGTGGACGGGGTCGATCGCGGCGTTCGCCGTCGCGGCGGTGGCGGCGCTCCTCTTCTTGAGGCCGTTCGCCGTCCGCAAGGTGCAGGCCAAGGGCGGGCCGACCAACGCGGAGGCGTTGATCGGCGCGGTCGGGTACGTGACGCGGCCGATCGACCCGCTCAAGGGCGGTCGCGTCCGCGTCGGCGGCGACGACTGGGCGGCCCGCGCCGACGAGCCGCTCGCGAAGGATACGCGCGTCGTCGTCGAATCCATCGAGGGCATCACGCTGTTCGTGAGGAGAGACGCCTGATGTTTGCGACCATCCTTTCCGTGATCGTGGCCCTCTTCGCCATCGCGCTGCTCACGCGGTCCATCCGGATCGTGGAGCAGGCGACGGCCGTCATCATCCAGCGGCTGGGCCGCTACCACACGACACTCGGCCCGGGCCTGCACATCATCGTGCCGTTCATCGACTCCGTGCGGGCGGTGCTGGACTTGCGGGAGCAGCCGGTCGAGTTCCAGAAGGTACCCGTCATCACGGAGGACAACGTGACGGTCCAGGTCGACACCATCGCGTACATCCAGGTCGTCGACCCGAAACGGGCCGTGTACGAGATCAGCAACTACCACGTCGCCATCGAGCGGCTCATCCAGACGACGCTCCGCAACGTCGCCGGCGACCTCACCCTGGACGAGATGCTCACCTCGCGCGAGCAGATCAACGCCAAGCTGCGCATCCACCTCGACGAGGTGGCCGACAAGTGGGGCGTGAAGGTCAACCGCGTGGAGCTGCGCGCCATCGAGCCGCCCGCGGAGATCCAGCACGCGATGGAGATGCAGATGAAGGCCGAGCGTGAACGCCGCGCGACGGTCACCGCGGCGGAGGCCGCGAAGCAGTCGGCCATCCTGCGGGCGGAGGGCGAGAAGCAGGCCGTCGTGCTGGCGGCCGAAGCGGCCAAGGAGCGGCAGGTGCTGGAGGCGGAAGGCGAGGCGCAGGCCATCCTCCGCGTGCGCCAGGCGCAGGCGGAAGGCTTGCGCCTGTTGCGGGAAGCGGGCGCGGACCAGGCCGTGCTGGCGCTGCAGGCGCTGGACGCGCTGCGCGCCGTGGCGGACGGCAAGGCGACGAAGATCTTCATCCCGTCGGACCTCATGAATGTCCTCGGCGCCGTGGGCGCGCTGGGCGAGGTGTTCCAACGTCAGGGGGAGGCGGCGCCCGCCAAGGGCGAGTGACCCCGTCCGCCGCTGCGTCGCCGGCCAAGCGGTGGGCCGGGCGATGACCGGTCGCGGAAGGCGGTCGTGAGCGGGCGCGGCGGAGTGAGCACGAGCGAGCGCGGATGAGAAACGTGGCCGGCAGGCTCCGGAGGATGGGGTCTGCCGGCCCTTCTGTTCGGCCCCCATTGGACGGGCGGCCTTCCGCTCGGCCGACGAAGGTTACATAATACAGCCAGAACCGGTCGGAAATCCCTGGCCGGTTCTCCGGATCATTCCAAATACCTCCGCATCATCCCGGTTCCGGGACGGTCCAGTGGTTCGGAGGTGAAACGTATGCAGCGGACGACTTGGCGCGAGTGGCTGACGGCTCTGGTTGGCGCGTGGTTCGTGATCAGCGCGTGGGCGCTGCCGTCGGCCGAGAACGATAGCGGGGTCTTCTGGAACGACCTTGTGTTCGGTCTCCTGACGCTGATCGCGGGCGCCTGGACCGCGCTCGATTCCGTGCGGGAGTCGACGTGGCGCGAGTGGCTCGCCGCGCTGTTCAGCGCGTGGCTGGCCGTCTCTCCGTGGGTGCTCGGCTTCACGCACCTGACCACGGATACCTGGGTGACGTTCATCGCCGGCGCGGTCGGCGCCATTGCGGCGGCGTGGACGGCGCTGGCGCCGACGGAACGGTCGTCGGAGTCGTCCTCGTCCTGAGGACGGTCGCCGCGGGCCGGGCGCCTTCACTGGATGGCGCGCGACGCGCCGAGGCGGCCCGTGCCCCGGCGACGGGCGGGTTCTCGTCGGCGTCATCGGGCCCAGCATTTCGCAGGGCGCGGGCAGGAGGCGTTGGCCTCCTGCCCGTTTTTTTTCACCCTCGCGCGTTCTTCAGGTACGCGATGGCGTCGGGCGTCATGGCCTGCGGCTCAAAACCGAAAGCCCTGCGGACGGAGTCGGGGTCCGTCACGTTGTCGTGGGCCAGCTGCGCCAGCTCTTCCGGGGTGACGGGCGGATCCGGCAGGAGGCGCGCCATCACCGGCACGACGGGTTTCATCAGCGCCATCGGCACGGGGACGGGAATCCGGCGGACGCCCAGCGCCTGCATCACGCGTTCCAGGATCTCGCGGTAGGTGAGCCGCTCCGGGCCGCCGATCTCATACACGCGCCCGGCGTGCGAACCGCCGGACAGGGCGGCGACGACGCAACGCGCCACGTCATCGGCGGCGATCGGCTGGAACCGGGTGCGGCCGCCCGCCGGCAGGGGCACGATCGGCGGCGGCGCCATGCGGATCGACTGCACAAGGCGGTCGAGGAACCCGAAGCCCTCGCCGAACATGACGGACGGGCGAAGCACCGTCCATTCCAGCTGCGACTCGCGCACGGCCCGCTCTCCGAGCCACTTGGAGTGGATGTACCGCAGGCTCGGGTCCTCCCGCGCCCCCAGGGCGCTCACGTGCACGATGCGGCGGACGCCCTGCCGTTCCGCCGCCGCGACCACGTTGCGCGTCCCTTCGACGTTGACGGCGTGGAAGGTGGCGTCGCCGCGCTCGCGGATGATGGCGACGAGGTGGACGACGGCCTCCGCGCCCGCCAGCGCCCGCTCCAGCGCGGCGGGGTCGCGGACGTCGGCGGCGACCGTTTCCACGCCCGAGGCGGCCCCGACCGGCGACGGACCGGCAGCGGCAGCCCCGGCGGGGGCGGCCCCGTGAACCATGGCCCGCACTTCGTGCCCGGCCGCCCGCAATTGCCGCACCACGCGCCGGCCCAGATATCCAGCGGCTCCCGTGACGACGACCTTCATCCCTGTGTCCTCCCTTCCGCGCGTTCCGCGGCTGCGCTCGCGAGGT contains:
- a CDS encoding VanW family protein encodes the protein MVIRMRAGVLKRIGGVLAAAILAWAALMNVAHPPRSAAPATAPAEPAAPGDDAQCDQPGKTDARLYGRVSEGELPWSAEMPPRLAALLAQTRSDRLVAAFRTTLPNPLFNEEYNIGLAADLLAGHVVEPGQVFSVLRAIGPFTANRGYRDGPTYIGNRIVPTIAGGVCKISSTMYNAVVFADLQVVERHPHGMPVPYVPPGRDATIAWGALDFKFRNNRDAPIVIWSDTKGYTLYVALYGSYDPPVVTWHHQELSREKAPTIRRANPALPHGEERVIGEGLDGVTVRTWVTIERPGQPPETKPMGVDHYRPLPRIVEYGP
- a CDS encoding EamA family transporter — its product is MNNTLLLGLLGALCWGIAPVFGKLGLRDIHPVDGLVARTIVTMTFILAWMVGAGRTARLAAIAPIDWLYLGLEAFLATLAGDLFYYLALKWGTAGGAAVALSVSPVFTVWVSSLFLHEPYTWTQMIGALFVALGILLVAVGGGA
- a CDS encoding complex I NDUFA9 subunit family protein; translated protein: MKVVVTGAAGYLGRRVVRQLRAAGHEVRAMVHGAAPAGAAAAGPSPVGAASGVETVAADVRDPAALERALAGAEAVVHLVAIIRERGDATFHAVNVEGTRNVVAAAERQGVRRIVHVSALGAREDPSLRYIHSKWLGERAVRESQLEWTVLRPSVMFGEGFGFLDRLVQSIRMAPPPIVPLPAGGRTRFQPIAADDVARCVVAALSGGSHAGRVYEIGGPERLTYREILERVMQALGVRRIPVPVPMALMKPVVPVMARLLPDPPVTPEELAQLAHDNVTDPDSVRRAFGFEPQAMTPDAIAYLKNARG
- a CDS encoding SPFH/Band 7/PHB domain protein; this encodes MFATILSVIVALFAIALLTRSIRIVEQATAVIIQRLGRYHTTLGPGLHIIVPFIDSVRAVLDLREQPVEFQKVPVITEDNVTVQVDTIAYIQVVDPKRAVYEISNYHVAIERLIQTTLRNVAGDLTLDEMLTSREQINAKLRIHLDEVADKWGVKVNRVELRAIEPPAEIQHAMEMQMKAERERRATVTAAEAAKQSAILRAEGEKQAVVLAAEAAKERQVLEAEGEAQAILRVRQAQAEGLRLLREAGADQAVLALQALDALRAVADGKATKIFIPSDLMNVLGAVGALGEVFQRQGEAAPAKGE
- a CDS encoding SPW repeat protein, whose protein sequence is MQRTTWREWLTALVGAWFVISAWALPSAENDSGVFWNDLVFGLLTLIAGAWTALDSVRESTWREWLAALFSAWLAVSPWVLGFTHLTTDTWVTFIAGAVGAIAAAWTALAPTERSSESSSS
- a CDS encoding NfeD family protein encodes the protein MTIAEVWLAAGIVLFILEIFSLDFVLLSLGAAAFLAGVTAWFGAGWTGSIAAFAVAAVAALLFLRPFAVRKVQAKGGPTNAEALIGAVGYVTRPIDPLKGGRVRVGGDDWAARADEPLAKDTRVVVESIEGITLFVRRDA
- a CDS encoding acetolactate synthase large subunit, whose protein sequence is MTAAELLVRCLEVEGVSHVFGVPGEENIDVLDALAGSPVRFVPTRHESGAAFIANVLGRLTGRAGVCLATLGPGATNMLTGVADATQDFAPVVAITGQTALAHMHKESHQAIDTRQMYEPVTKWSVRVLRGETVPEIVGKAFRLAEAEKPGAVHVELPEDVAESPVDGEPRAVRRAPRGDDAAPEPAEAAIRAAAACIRDARQPVILAGNGVIRAHATETLRQFAHNLGIPVLNTFMAKGVLPPDDPLSLLTVGLQSRDYPMAALEEADLVVAVGYDAIEYAPERWNPGGRVPVVHIGRTPPDPEVDYPACAEVIGALATSLERVGAAVGRRAPSARAAAWRALVEARILNAGPAPREGRHARAGLDPREALRPLQSWMDRGATVVSDVGAHKVWVARHLQTGRPNSVLISNGFASMGIAVPGAIAAKLAHPDRPAIALAGDGGFLMTCMELETARRLATPVTVIVWADGGYGLISWKQELKFGRSFGTSFDNPDLARLAEAFGAHYAYADTAGSIAALLEKAATADRSTIIEVPIDYRANLELSKELEGAART